The stretch of DNA CATCCACCGTGACTACCTTCGTAGAGAGTGCTGCGGGCGTGGCCGAGGGTGGGCGAACGGGACTCACTGCCTTGACAACAGCCGCGCTTTTCCTTGTGGCCCTGTTCCTGGCTCCGGTGTTTCTCGTCATCCCGTCGGCAGCCACTACGGGCGCACTGGTGTTGGTGGGCGTCTTTATGCTGGAGTCGATCAAGAAAATCGACCTGCAAGACATCTCGGAAGCTTTGCCTTGCTTCATCACCGTGTTGACGATGGTGCTCACTTACAGCATTGCCGAGGGCATGGCGTTGGGGTTGATCAGCTATACATTGGTGAAACTGTTGAGCGGACACTATCGTGATGTCAATCTAACCCTTTTTATCGTCAGCGGATTGCTCATTCTTCGGTATGTTTTTCAATAACATCAAACGCTTGTTGGCAGGGGCGATGCTGTGCATGGCTCTTGCCGCCGAGAGTCAAGGCCTGTTTGTCGGTAGCTACAACATCCGATATAAGAACGACGGAGACGCTCAAAAAGGCTTTCTTTGGGACAAGAGATGTCAGGTGATTTGCGATCAAGTCAACTTTGAATCGCCCGACGTTTTCGGTGCGCAAGAGGTGTTGGCAGAGCAATTGCACGATCTCTTGTGCCGTCTTCCACGCTATCGCTATATCGGTGTGGGGCGAGATGATGGTCGGGAGGCAGGCGAGTATGCTGCCATCTTCTATCGATACGATCAAGTGGAACGGCTCGAAGAGGGGCATTTTTGGCTTTCCCAAACGCCAGATGTGCCTTCGTTGGGATGGGATGCAGCCTGCATTCGCATTTGCACTTGGGGCAAATTCAGACAGAAAGATACGGGGTGGACGTTCTATTTCTTCAATCTGCACACCGACCATGTGGGCGTAACGGCACGCCGAGAGGCTGCCAAATTAGTGCTGAAGAAGATCAGAGAGATGGCCGGACCGGGGGTTCCTGTGATTCTTACGGGCGACTTCAATGTGGATCAGACCGACGAGACCTATGCGCTCTTTACTCGCTCGGGACTTCTTGACGACTCGTACACGCTGGCCCGACAGCGTTTTGCCGAGAATGGAACGTTTAATAGCTTCGACCCGAGTCTGAAAACCGACAGTCGTATCGACCATATCTTTGTGTCAAAAGGTTTTCAGGTGCCGGCCTATGCTGTGCTGCCCAACTTCTATTGGACGGAGGACAAGGCTTCTTCGTTACAGAAAGGGGCTGATGCTCCGCAGCAAATCAACCTCAGTAGGCATACCCTTCGCCCTGCTTCCGACCATTATCCGGTTTTTGTCAGACTGTTGTGGCAGGGCCAACGCTCAGTGAGATGAAACGAAAAGATGGAGAAAAGGCTCCATCTTTTTGATTTTTATAAAGGATGTCTTTGGCTTTTGCAGACAGACATCAGGCCTTGATGGGTGACATCGATCTTTGTGATGAATTGGCAAGAGAGGTTGACTTGATGGGGCTTACACCTTATTATATATATGAAAAACACTCCAAGCGGGGATAAAGGAAAACGATTTGCAGGAACGAAGTACAGATTTTTTACCCCTTAAAGGAAAAGAATAAATTAAAAAATATCTAATTTGGTGTTTTTGATTCTAAAAAATAAGTCTATCTTTGCCCCATAAGCAACTAAAAACCGCCTGCATGAAAAAACTGATAATAATGCTATGGGTGCTCTGTCTTTCTGTTGTAGGACAGGCAAAAGAGGAGCGCGTGATCAATGGCGACGAGCAAATAGAAGCCTATATCGGCTTGTTGAAGGGCAAACGAGTGATGCTTTTCTCTAATCATACGGGTATGATAGGAGATCAACATGTGCTGGATGTGTTGTTGGAACGAGGGATAAAGGTGGTCGGAATCTTCTCGCCCGAACACGGCTTTCGTGGAAATGCAGACGCAGGAGAACATGTGGGCAACTCTGTCGATGGGAAAACCGGCGTGGTGATACATTCGCTCTATAACGGAAAAGATGGGCGGCCCGATGAGAATTTGCTGCGAAAGGCAGATGTCTTGGTCGTTGATATACAAGATGTAGGGCTTCGGTTCTATACCTATTATATCTCTATGATGCGCCTGATGGAGGTCTGTGCGCAGACCAAAACCAAGGTTTTGGTGCTCGACCGGCCCAATCCTAACGGCTTTTATGTAGACGGTCCTGTGCTGGACATGCGGCATCGGTCGGGTGTTGGCGCGCTTCCTATCCCCGTTGTACACGGTATGACGCTGGGCGAATTGGCACAAATGATGAACGGAGAGGGCTGGTTGGAGGGCGGAAAACATTGTCGCCTGACGGTGATCCGCTGCCTGAACTATACCCATCAAACGCGCTACGTCCTGCCGATCGCCCCATCTCCCAATCTGCCTAACATGCAATCGATTTATCTCTATCCATCGGTCTGTCTCTTCGAGGGCACGGATGTGAGTCTCGGTCGTGGAACAACGCAGCCTTTTCAGCAATATGGGCATCCGCAGATGGTGGGCTATTCGCACCATTTTACACCACGAAGCATGCCCGGAGCGAAAACGCCGCCACAGCAAGACCAATGCTGTTATGGCGTGGATTTGAGCCACATGAGTCAGGAAGAAATACAAAGACGCGGGTTCGACCTCTCGTATGTCATCAACGCCTACCGCAACCTCAACATCGGCGAACGCTTCTTTACGCCCTTCTTTGAAAAACTTGTGGGAGTGGACTACATCCGACCGATGATTGCAGAAGGGTGTAGTAACGAAGAGATACGCGCCCAATGGCAGGCAGAGGTGGATCAGTTTAAAACTCGCCGCCGACCCTATCTACTTTACAAAGAATAAACTTGTTACATCTTTTATCTCCTTCTATATGACACCAATAACCATCCTAGCAACCGTGTTAGCCTATTTCGCCGTTTTGTTCCTTGTTTCGAGCATCGCCCGACGCAATGTGGATAATGCCGCTTTCTTCACTGGTAGTCGCCAAAGCAAGTGGTACATGGTGGCTTTTGCCATGATTGGGGCCAGCATCTCAGGCGTAACGTACGTTTCTGTACCAGGTATGGTGTCGCAAAGTGGCTTTGGCTACCTGCAATTGGTATTGGGATTTATCGCTGGTCAGCTTATCGTGGCCTTCGTTCTCACACCGTTGTTCTATCGTTTGCAGCTCACTTCGGTTTACGAATACCTGCGTAACCGTTTTGGACAGCAAGCTTACCACACGGGAGCATGGTTCTTCTTCATCTCGAAGATGCTTGGAGCGGCCGTTCGTCTTTTCCTCGTATGCTTCACTTTACAGCTTCTGGCTTTCGGTCCATTGGGCATCCCCTTCTGGGTTAACGTGGCCTTGTCTGTAGGTTGCGTGTGGTTTTACACCCATAAGGGTGGCGTTAAGTCGGTAATTTGGGCCGACCTGATAAAGACCACCTGTCTTATCGTGTCGGTGGCACTGTGCATTTGGTTCATCGCGGACGATTTACAGCTGTCGTTCGGCGGCGTGGTGAGTCACATTAGCCAAAGCGACATGAGCCGCATGTTCTTCTTCGACGACGTTAACAACAAGCAATTCTTCTTCAAACAGTTCTTTGCCGGCATCTTCACCACCATCGCCATGACCGGTTTAGACCAAGATATGATGCAGCGCAACCTAAGTTGTCGCAACAGTCGCGAGTCTCAAAAGAACATGGTGATTAGCATTCTGCTGCAATTCATCGTGGTTGCGGCCTTCCTGATGTTAGGTGTGCTGCTCTACGAAGAGGCTGCACGCCACGGCGTAACGGCTACAGGCGACCAGCTTTTCCCCACCATCGCCACAGGAGGCTTGCTTCCGGGCGTTGTTGGCGTGCTGTTCATCGTTGGTTTGTCAGCTTCGGCCTATAATGCAGCAGGCTCGGCGCTCACCGCACTCACCACTTCGTTCACCGTAGACATACTCGGGGCTGGCAAACGCAGCGAAAGCGAAGTTACCCGAATGCGAAAACGGGTGCACATAGGCATGGCCGTAGTGATGGGCTTGTCTATTATCGTGTTCAATGTGCTGAACAACACCAGCGTGGTAGATGCCGTTTACACCCTAGCCAGCTACACCTACGGACCTATATTGGGCCTCTTCGCCTTTGGCATACTTGTAAAGCGACCTGTGCGCGACCGCTGGATACCCCTTGTGGCCTTGGCTTCGCCCCTGCTCTGTTGGGTGCTCGACCGCCATTCAGAGGCCTGGTTCAACGGCTATCATTTCAGTTACGAGTTGTTGATACTCAACGCCCTGTTCACCTTCGTGGGTCTTTGCCTGCTCATCAAGCGAGGCGAGGCCGCTCAAAAAATATAGCAAAAGATGGTTAGAAGCAACTGTCAACAGTATTGGTTCTATCAAATCCATCAGCCACATCAGTTCCATCAAGTCACATCAGAAAGGAGATAAAGATGTTTAGACGCAACATATCAATCGTAGCCCTTTGCCTTGCTGCCCTCTCTACATGGGCGCAGCAGGTAGCTCCAACGACCTTTGCACCCCGCTGCGACCAGCCGTTGGTAACCAACATGTCGGTTCCCACTACGCCCACACAGGGCCTTTCGGGCAGACACATCGCCGTTTGGCATAGTCATGGCCGATATTATGAGCGCACACTAGACCGCTGGGAGTGGCAGCGCGCACGTCTATTGCAAACCGTAGAAGACCTCTACACGCAGAGTTACGTGCTGCCTTTCCTCGTGCCCATGCTCGAAAATGCAGGCGCAAACGTGCTTGTGCCGCGCGAAAGAGATTGGAATACGAATGAAGTGGTGGTAGACAACGATGCCAACACACTGTCGCCACACACCATATATAAAGAGCGCAACGGCCAACAGGCATGGCAACAGGGACAGGGTGAAGGTTTTGCCTACCGCCATAAGGTGTACACCAACTTTCAAAATCCCTTCCGCGATGGTACGTTTCGCAGCGTGCAATCGATAAAGAAGGGGCAAGAGAGCCTTGCCGAATGGGTGCCCAACGTGCCAAAGACTGGCGAATATGCCGTTTATGTATCGTATAAAACCGTGCCTGGAAGCACCTCCACGGCCCATTACACGGTGCATCACCAAGGTGGAGAAAGTCATTTCCGCGTGAACCAACAGATGGGTGGCGGAACATGGATTTACCTCGGCAAGTTTGTTTTTGACGAGAAAGCAGGCCAACAGCATCGTGTTAGCCTAAGCAACAACACGGGAAAAGTGGGCGAATTGGTGACGGCCGACGGTGTGAAGTTTGGTGGTGGCATGGGTAATATCGGTAGGCCCGACATTAGCGGCTATCCTCGCTTCACCGAGGCAGCACGCTATTGGCTGCAATGGGCTGGCGTGCCAGACTGTGTTTACTCTGCTTCGCGTGGCGAGAACGACTACACCGACGACTATAAAAGTCGTGGAATGTGGGTCAACTGGCTTGCAGGCGGGTCGGAATGTTACCCCGATGGACAGGGACTTAACGTGCCCATCGACCTCTCTTTAGCCTTCCACAGTGATGCCGGAACCACCAAAGACGACCGCACCATCGGTACATTAGGCATCTATTACAGCCAATCTTACGACAGCGTGTTTGCCAATGGCGCCTCGCGACATCTCTGCAAAGACCTTACCGAGAGCGTACAAAACAGCATATTAAACGACATTCGCGCACTATACGAACCCCTTTGGAACAGTCGTGGCAGTCGCGACGCCTCGTATTTCGAAGCTCGCACACCCCGCGTTCCCGCTATGTTGCTCGAATTACTTTCGCATCAAAACTTCGCCGACATGCGTTATGGCCTCGACCCGCGCTTCCGTTTCACCGTAAGTAGGGCCATCTATAAGGGCATGTTACGCTTTATCTGCGCCCAAAGGGGACAAACACCCGTGGTTGCACCACTGCCCGTAGACCATCTTTCGGCATCGCTTAAAGGCACCGATCAGGTGGAACTGACGTGGAAAGCCGTGGCCGACACACTCGAACCCACGGCTATGCCCGACCGATACATTGTTTATACCCGTCTGGGTAACGGCGCATTCGACAACGGCAAGGTGGTAAAACGCAACCGCTATGTGGCTCGCATACCCTCCGACGTGGTGTGCAGCTTCCGCGTTGAGGCGGTGAACAAGGGCGGAAAGAGCTTCCCCTCCGAAACAATGGCTGTGGCACGATGCTCGGCCTGCATGGGTAAAAAGGCCTTGGTGGTAAATGGTTTCGACCGTGTTTCTGCCCCAGCCGACTTCGTTGCGCCTGCTCCTGCCGACACATTGTATGCTGGATTCCTCGATCACATCGACCACGGCGTGCCTTATCTGCAAGACATCAGCTACACAGGAAGCCAAAAAGAGTTTAACCGAAGCCTGCCTTGGCTCGACGACGACTCGGGTGGATATGGCGATAGCTATGGAAACGAAGAGACGAAGGTGATTGCCGGAAACACGTTCGACTATCCCGCACTACACGGCGAGGCCATCTTGAAGGCGGGTTTGAGCTTCGAATCGTGTGCCAACGAGTGCCTCGACAAGGCGAAAGACGGATACGCCTTTGTTGATTATATACTAGGTAAGCAATGCCAAACCAAGATGGGACGTGGCAATGTGCACCCCTTGATGTTTAAGACCTTCGATGCGAAGGTGCAAAAAACATTGGCGGAGTATGCCCAACGTGGCGTTCACCTGTTTGTTTCGGGTGCATACGTGGCCAGCGACCTTTGGTGCAACCCCTTGGCTAAGCCCTTAGAGAGCGACCAACGTTTTGCTGCCGAGGTGCTGAAATATAAGTGGCGCAACTCGCGCGCTGCCCTCACAGGAAGCGTTCGCATGGTGCGCTCACCACTAGAACTGGGTGTGGGCGAGATGAACTACGCCAACACGCTGAACTCGGAACAATATATAGTGGAGTCGCCTGATGCCCTCGAGGCGGCCGACTCAACGGGATATACCGTGATGCGCTATCCCGAGAACAACCTCAGTGCAGCCGTTGCCTCGCAAGGCAGCTATAAGACGTTCGTCATGGGCTTCCCCTTCGAGAGCATCACACAGGCCTTCTGTCGCGAGAAACTGATGAAAA from Prevotella sp. oral taxon 475 encodes:
- a CDS encoding xanthan lyase yields the protein MFRRNISIVALCLAALSTWAQQVAPTTFAPRCDQPLVTNMSVPTTPTQGLSGRHIAVWHSHGRYYERTLDRWEWQRARLLQTVEDLYTQSYVLPFLVPMLENAGANVLVPRERDWNTNEVVVDNDANTLSPHTIYKERNGQQAWQQGQGEGFAYRHKVYTNFQNPFRDGTFRSVQSIKKGQESLAEWVPNVPKTGEYAVYVSYKTVPGSTSTAHYTVHHQGGESHFRVNQQMGGGTWIYLGKFVFDEKAGQQHRVSLSNNTGKVGELVTADGVKFGGGMGNIGRPDISGYPRFTEAARYWLQWAGVPDCVYSASRGENDYTDDYKSRGMWVNWLAGGSECYPDGQGLNVPIDLSLAFHSDAGTTKDDRTIGTLGIYYSQSYDSVFANGASRHLCKDLTESVQNSILNDIRALYEPLWNSRGSRDASYFEARTPRVPAMLLELLSHQNFADMRYGLDPRFRFTVSRAIYKGMLRFICAQRGQTPVVAPLPVDHLSASLKGTDQVELTWKAVADTLEPTAMPDRYIVYTRLGNGAFDNGKVVKRNRYVARIPSDVVCSFRVEAVNKGGKSFPSETMAVARCSACMGKKALVVNGFDRVSAPADFVAPAPADTLYAGFLDHIDHGVPYLQDISYTGSQKEFNRSLPWLDDDSGGYGDSYGNEETKVIAGNTFDYPALHGEAILKAGLSFESCANECLDKAKDGYAFVDYILGKQCQTKMGRGNVHPLMFKTFDAKVQKTLAEYAQRGVHLFVSGAYVASDLWCNPLAKPLESDQRFAAEVLKYKWRNSRAALTGSVRMVRSPLELGVGEMNYANTLNSEQYIVESPDALEAADSTGYTVMRYPENNLSAAVASQGSYKTFVMGFPFESITQAFCREKLMKTIVDFFMRQPHEDITHDSKQDEKKARHITSFTGEVKSVNPPTKK
- a CDS encoding endonuclease/exonuclease/phosphatase family protein — protein: MFFNNIKRLLAGAMLCMALAAESQGLFVGSYNIRYKNDGDAQKGFLWDKRCQVICDQVNFESPDVFGAQEVLAEQLHDLLCRLPRYRYIGVGRDDGREAGEYAAIFYRYDQVERLEEGHFWLSQTPDVPSLGWDAACIRICTWGKFRQKDTGWTFYFFNLHTDHVGVTARREAAKLVLKKIREMAGPGVPVILTGDFNVDQTDETYALFTRSGLLDDSYTLARQRFAENGTFNSFDPSLKTDSRIDHIFVSKGFQVPAYAVLPNFYWTEDKASSLQKGADAPQQINLSRHTLRPASDHYPVFVRLLWQGQRSVR
- a CDS encoding exo-beta-N-acetylmuramidase NamZ domain-containing protein, which translates into the protein MKKLIIMLWVLCLSVVGQAKEERVINGDEQIEAYIGLLKGKRVMLFSNHTGMIGDQHVLDVLLERGIKVVGIFSPEHGFRGNADAGEHVGNSVDGKTGVVIHSLYNGKDGRPDENLLRKADVLVVDIQDVGLRFYTYYISMMRLMEVCAQTKTKVLVLDRPNPNGFYVDGPVLDMRHRSGVGALPIPVVHGMTLGELAQMMNGEGWLEGGKHCRLTVIRCLNYTHQTRYVLPIAPSPNLPNMQSIYLYPSVCLFEGTDVSLGRGTTQPFQQYGHPQMVGYSHHFTPRSMPGAKTPPQQDQCCYGVDLSHMSQEEIQRRGFDLSYVINAYRNLNIGERFFTPFFEKLVGVDYIRPMIAEGCSNEEIRAQWQAEVDQFKTRRRPYLLYKE
- a CDS encoding sodium:solute symporter, with the protein product MTPITILATVLAYFAVLFLVSSIARRNVDNAAFFTGSRQSKWYMVAFAMIGASISGVTYVSVPGMVSQSGFGYLQLVLGFIAGQLIVAFVLTPLFYRLQLTSVYEYLRNRFGQQAYHTGAWFFFISKMLGAAVRLFLVCFTLQLLAFGPLGIPFWVNVALSVGCVWFYTHKGGVKSVIWADLIKTTCLIVSVALCIWFIADDLQLSFGGVVSHISQSDMSRMFFFDDVNNKQFFFKQFFAGIFTTIAMTGLDQDMMQRNLSCRNSRESQKNMVISILLQFIVVAAFLMLGVLLYEEAARHGVTATGDQLFPTIATGGLLPGVVGVLFIVGLSASAYNAAGSALTALTTSFTVDILGAGKRSESEVTRMRKRVHIGMAVVMGLSIIVFNVLNNTSVVDAVYTLASYTYGPILGLFAFGILVKRPVRDRWIPLVALASPLLCWVLDRHSEAWFNGYHFSYELLILNALFTFVGLCLLIKRGEAAQKI